From the Desulfuromonas thiophila genome, the window TTGTTCGGCCGGCCGAACAAGGTAATTGTTCTTAAAAATCAAGAATTTGCACAACTGTTTTGAAGCGCTTTGTCACGCAGCTCGCTGTTGCGACGTAGTTGCAGGCCGGGTTCGCCGGCCAGCCGATCGCGCAGCTGAATGACGCGGTCAAGGGCGTAGGGCTGGCGTTGCTGCTGGCCCCAGACCACCTGCGGCCAGCAACAGTCGTCTGTGCGGCGACCGACGATGTGGATATGGAGCTGGTGGACGATATTGCCGATGGTGGCGGTGTTGAGCTTGTCGCAGGCAAAATGCTGGCGGACGAAACGGCTGAGCTGGGCAATTTCGTCGAGCACGGCCCGCTGCAGTTCGCCGGGCAGATCGATGATTTCGCTGTGCCGGCAGCGCGGCACCAGGATCAGCCAGGGCAGCAGGGCGTTGTCCAGCAG encodes:
- a CDS encoding HIT domain-containing protein, whose product is MLTGHPPFVLDPRLAADCHVLGSTPHSEVLLLDNALLPWLILVPRCRHSEIIDLPGELQRAVLDEIAQLSRFVRQHFACDKLNTATIGNIVHQLHIHIVGRRTDDCCWPQVVWGQQQRQPYALDRVIQLRDRLAGEPGLQLRRNSELRDKALQNSCANS